One segment of Gemmatimonadota bacterium DNA contains the following:
- the bioD gene encoding dethiobiotin synthase: MTPPAPKKRSTGRTTRPSAIVREADPPVPKHPPITLIVGTDTGVGKTWVTCAVARALADLGQKVIAAKPIETGLAEAPSPEEDGVRLATATGQDGPLRALIRLPGLVAPAIAADQAGVELDYEDLVARLRSLLTPESLLLVEGSGGLLSPLTWSDNHLDLAHSLGARVLLVAADRLGTINHTLMALRVLAAERVPVLGVVLNQPGAPDDSTRYNAGALVRLADHVPVVTVPHLSDDVQSAEAVKEIAGWLLP, translated from the coding sequence ATGACCCCGCCGGCCCCGAAGAAGCGCAGCACCGGACGCACGACCCGCCCCTCCGCGATCGTGCGCGAAGCGGATCCGCCGGTGCCGAAGCACCCGCCGATCACGCTGATCGTGGGGACCGACACGGGCGTCGGGAAGACGTGGGTGACCTGCGCGGTGGCGCGCGCGCTGGCCGACCTCGGGCAGAAGGTGATCGCCGCCAAGCCCATCGAGACCGGCCTGGCCGAGGCGCCCTCCCCCGAGGAGGATGGGGTGCGGCTGGCCACGGCCACGGGGCAGGACGGGCCGCTCCGCGCGCTGATCCGGCTGCCGGGACTGGTGGCGCCCGCCATCGCCGCGGACCAGGCCGGCGTGGAGCTGGACTACGAGGACCTGGTGGCGCGGCTCCGCAGCCTGCTCACGCCGGAATCGCTGCTGCTGGTGGAGGGATCGGGGGGGCTGCTCTCGCCGCTGACCTGGAGCGACAACCACCTGGACCTCGCCCACAGCCTGGGGGCGCGGGTGCTGCTGGTGGCGGCGGACCGGCTCGGCACCATCAACCACACCCTGATGGCGCTGCGGGTCCTCGCGGCGGAGCGGGTCCCGGTGCTGGGCGTGGTGCTCAACCAGCCGGGCGCGCCGGATGACAGCACCCGGTACAACGCCGGCGCCCTGGTGCGCCTGGCGGATCATGTGCCGGTGGTCACGGTGCCGCACCTCTCGGACGACGTGCAGTCGGCCGAGGCGGTGAAGGAAATCGCCGGCTGGCTGCTACCGTAG
- a CDS encoding ribonuclease HII, whose translation MPPRAPTLPSLAREEAAWAGRALLVGVDEVGRGPLAGPVVAAAIAFPPWATPVRGVRDSKTLSARQRAALAPDLRRSALVLALAAASVREIDRLNIRRATALAMHRAVARAVRAASFRGGALEAGVTGYQVLIDGLPLPEAGFAHEALVDGDALCYTIAAAGILAKEVRDGLMRRLALRHPGFGWETNAGYGTAQHCAAIARHGPTVHHRRSFAPVSQFTFDV comes from the coding sequence ATGCCCCCGCGCGCGCCGACGCTGCCGTCCCTCGCACGCGAGGAAGCGGCTTGGGCCGGGCGGGCGCTGCTGGTTGGCGTGGATGAAGTCGGCCGCGGTCCCCTGGCTGGTCCAGTGGTGGCCGCGGCCATCGCCTTTCCCCCATGGGCCACGCCGGTGCGCGGCGTCCGCGACAGCAAGACCCTCTCCGCCCGCCAGCGCGCCGCGCTCGCGCCCGACCTGCGGCGCTCCGCCCTGGTGCTGGCGCTGGCGGCGGCGAGTGTGCGGGAGATCGACCGGCTCAATATCCGCCGGGCCACCGCGCTGGCCATGCACCGTGCCGTGGCCCGGGCGGTGCGCGCGGCGAGCTTCCGCGGCGGGGCGCTTGAGGCCGGGGTCACCGGTTACCAGGTGCTGATCGACGGCCTGCCCCTGCCCGAGGCCGGCTTTGCGCACGAGGCGCTGGTCGACGGCGACGCCCTCTGCTATACAATCGCCGCCGCCGGCATCCTGGCCAAGGAAGTCCGCGATGGCCTGATGCGCCGGCTGGCCCTCCGCCACCCAGGCTTCGGGTGGGAGACCAACGCCGGCTACGGCACCGCGCAGCACTGCGCGGCGATCGCCCGCCACGGACCCACCGTCCACCACCGGCGCAGCTTCGCGCCGGTGTCCCAGTTCACGTTCGACGTCTGA
- the bioA gene encoding adenosylmethionine--8-amino-7-oxononanoate transaminase, producing the protein MTGRGHPVGPDPTPEELRAWDDAHLWHPFTPHSVYRAEEPLQVVAGDGHYLVDTEGRRYLDGVGSLWCNLFGHRHPVIDAAVRAQLDRIAHSTLLGHAAVPAIVLARRLAALAPAGLTRVFFSDDGSTAVEVALKLALQFWQQHAGGRERRRTRFVTLGQAYHGDTVGSVSLGGIDLFHERYRSLLFETRKAPAPYCYRCPLGRERATCQLDCVAALEALVRAEGPNVAAIVLESGLLGAAGMLVQPEGFLQRARAVADEVGALLVLDEVATGFGRSGRMFACEAAGVAPDLLCLAKGLTGGYLPMAATLATERVFEAFLGPPAEGRTFFHGHTYTGNALAAAAALATLDIFERERVLEALPERIARLARELERLAPLAAVGDIRQFGLAAGIELVQDRDTRAPFPAAERRGMRVCRAARERGVFLRPLGDTLVLMPPLSITGDEIRRLIDAIEHGILEVCA; encoded by the coding sequence GTGACCGGCCGGGGTCACCCCGTTGGCCCGGACCCCACGCCGGAGGAGCTGCGGGCCTGGGACGATGCTCACCTCTGGCACCCCTTCACCCCGCACAGCGTCTACCGCGCCGAGGAGCCGTTGCAGGTGGTGGCCGGTGACGGGCACTACCTGGTCGACACCGAGGGCCGCCGGTACCTCGACGGCGTCGGCTCGCTCTGGTGCAACCTCTTCGGCCACCGGCACCCCGTCATCGATGCGGCGGTGCGGGCGCAACTCGACCGGATCGCCCACAGCACCCTGCTGGGCCATGCCGCGGTGCCGGCCATCGTGCTGGCGCGACGGCTCGCGGCGCTCGCCCCCGCCGGCCTCACGCGGGTCTTCTTCTCCGACGACGGCTCCACCGCGGTCGAGGTCGCGCTCAAGCTGGCGCTCCAGTTCTGGCAGCAGCACGCCGGCGGCCGCGAGCGGCGGCGCACCCGCTTCGTGACCCTGGGCCAGGCCTATCACGGCGACACGGTGGGCTCCGTCTCGCTCGGCGGCATCGACCTGTTCCATGAGCGGTACCGGTCGCTCCTGTTCGAGACCCGGAAGGCGCCGGCGCCCTACTGCTACCGCTGCCCGCTGGGCAGGGAGCGCGCCACCTGCCAGCTCGACTGCGTCGCCGCGCTGGAGGCGCTGGTCCGCGCGGAGGGCCCGAACGTCGCGGCGATCGTGCTCGAGAGCGGGTTGCTCGGCGCGGCGGGGATGCTGGTGCAGCCGGAGGGATTCCTGCAGCGCGCCCGCGCGGTGGCCGACGAGGTCGGCGCCCTGCTGGTCCTGGACGAGGTGGCCACCGGGTTCGGGCGGTCGGGTCGGATGTTCGCCTGCGAGGCCGCGGGCGTGGCCCCGGACCTCCTCTGTCTGGCGAAGGGGCTCACCGGTGGTTATCTCCCCATGGCGGCCACGCTGGCCACCGAGCGGGTGTTCGAGGCCTTCCTCGGGCCGCCGGCGGAGGGCCGCACCTTCTTCCACGGACACACGTACACCGGCAACGCCCTCGCCGCCGCCGCGGCGCTCGCGACGCTCGACATCTTCGAGCGGGAGCGGGTGCTGGAGGCGCTGCCGGAGCGGATCGCGCGCCTGGCCCGGGAACTCGAGCGCCTGGCGCCGCTCGCCGCCGTGGGGGACATCCGGCAGTTTGGCCTGGCGGCGGGGATCGAACTGGTGCAGGACCGGGACACCCGGGCCCCGTTCCCGGCGGCGGAGCGGCGCGGCATGCGCGTGTGCCGTGCCGCTCGCGAGCGAGGCGTCTTCCTGCGCCCGCTCGGCGACACCCTCGTGCTGATGCCCCCGCTGAGCATCACCGGGGACGAGATCCGCCGACTCATCGACGCCATCGAGCATGGTATCCTGGAGGTTTGCGCATGA
- the rpsP gene encoding 30S ribosomal protein S16 yields the protein MATKIRLRRVGRKGIPLYRIVVADKDAPRDGRFVAALGTYDPRAEQAQDKVKLDTEAAKAWIAKGATPTDTVRALLERAGVLAAAKA from the coding sequence ATGGCAACCAAGATTCGTCTCCGCCGGGTCGGCCGGAAGGGCATCCCGCTGTACCGGATCGTCGTCGCGGACAAGGATGCGCCGCGGGACGGCCGCTTCGTCGCGGCGCTCGGCACCTACGATCCGCGGGCCGAGCAGGCCCAGGACAAGGTGAAGCTCGACACCGAGGCGGCGAAGGCCTGGATCGCGAAGGGCGCGACCCCGACCGACACCGTGCGCGCGCTGCTCGAGCGCGCGGGCGTGCTCGCCGCCGCGAAGGCGTGA
- the rimM gene encoding 16S rRNA processing protein RimM translates to MSQPDRPRYLAVGRLRKPHGLKGEFAIFPLTAEPEVVFVPGRQLVRLGLDGAVLGEPVVVERSRGYHREWLVKFRGVDNLDLMGQWRGQFLGAPAEELTPPAEGEVYLHELEGFAVRDEDGTAYGLVSGLLELPSGITLEIQGPKREFLLPFIKEFVREVRREERLLVVVLPEGLLD, encoded by the coding sequence GTGAGCCAGCCGGACCGCCCCCGCTACCTCGCGGTGGGTCGGCTCCGCAAGCCGCACGGCCTCAAGGGGGAGTTCGCGATCTTCCCCCTCACGGCCGAACCCGAGGTGGTCTTCGTGCCCGGGCGGCAGCTGGTGCGGCTGGGACTGGACGGCGCGGTGCTGGGCGAGCCGGTCGTGGTGGAGCGCAGCCGGGGCTATCACCGTGAGTGGCTGGTCAAGTTCCGCGGGGTGGACAACCTGGACCTGATGGGGCAGTGGCGCGGCCAGTTCCTGGGCGCCCCGGCCGAGGAACTCACCCCGCCCGCGGAGGGCGAGGTCTACCTCCACGAGCTGGAAGGCTTCGCGGTCCGGGACGAGGACGGCACGGCGTATGGGCTGGTCTCGGGGCTGCTGGAACTGCCCAGCGGGATCACCCTCGAGATCCAGGGGCCGAAGCGCGAGTTTCTGCTGCCGTTCATCAAGGAGTTCGTGCGCGAGGTGCGGCGCGAGGAGCGGCTGCTGGTGGTGGTGCTGCCGGAGGGCCTGCTCGACTGA
- the rplS gene encoding 50S ribosomal protein L19 — protein MDRMAAVAREGLRTDIPAFGPGDTIKVMVRVREGDKERLQAFEGLCMGKRGGGINETFRVRKVSAGVGVERVFPLHSPSIASIDVVRRGRVRRAKLYYLRKVSGKAARIREKRENVTQG, from the coding sequence ATGGATCGGATGGCGGCGGTGGCCCGCGAAGGGCTCAGGACGGATATCCCGGCGTTCGGGCCGGGCGACACCATCAAGGTGATGGTCCGGGTGCGCGAAGGCGACAAGGAACGGCTGCAGGCCTTCGAGGGCCTGTGCATGGGCAAGCGGGGCGGCGGGATCAACGAGACCTTCCGGGTCCGCAAGGTCAGCGCCGGCGTCGGCGTGGAGCGGGTGTTCCCGCTGCACAGCCCGAGCATCGCGTCGATCGACGTGGTCCGCCGCGGTCGCGTGCGCCGCGCCAAGCTGTACTACCTCCGGAAGGTGAGCGGCAAGGCCGCGCGCATCCGCGAGAAGCGTGAGAACGTGACCCAGGGCTGA
- the bioB gene encoding biotin synthase BioB: protein MTDWNQLADRSLRGEAVAPAEALAVLTSDDSELLAVLHAAFRVRRAHHGLDVRIHVLRNAKSGLCPEDCAFCSQSTRHHSAVERYPLESVEALVEGARAAAALGAVKYCMVTSTRGPSERDLDGICEAVRRIKAEFHLNVCTSLGLLKDGQAERLAAAGVTRFNHNLESSRAHFGEICHTHGYDERIATVRAAKAAGLEACCGGILGMGESLEDRVQLALELRELEVESIPVNFLDPRPGTPLGDQPRLRPQDCLRALAMFRFVNPSRDIRVAGGREVNLRHLQPLALFPANSLFSNGYLTTPGQGAEADRRMIVDLGFRVAELVAAE from the coding sequence ATGACCGACTGGAATCAGCTGGCCGACCGGAGCCTGCGGGGCGAGGCCGTGGCTCCCGCCGAGGCGCTCGCCGTGCTCACCTCCGACGACAGCGAACTGCTGGCGGTGCTCCATGCCGCGTTCCGGGTGCGACGGGCCCATCACGGGCTGGACGTCCGGATCCACGTGCTGCGGAACGCCAAGAGCGGGCTGTGCCCGGAGGATTGCGCCTTCTGCAGCCAGTCCACGCGGCACCACAGCGCCGTCGAGCGCTACCCGCTCGAGTCGGTCGAGGCGCTCGTCGAGGGCGCGCGCGCCGCGGCTGCGCTCGGGGCGGTGAAGTACTGCATGGTCACCAGCACCCGCGGGCCGTCGGAGCGCGACCTCGACGGGATCTGTGAGGCGGTGCGGCGCATCAAGGCGGAGTTCCACCTCAATGTCTGTACCTCGCTCGGGCTGCTCAAAGACGGCCAGGCGGAGCGCCTCGCCGCGGCGGGGGTGACCCGGTTCAACCACAACCTCGAGAGCTCGCGCGCGCACTTCGGCGAGATCTGCCACACCCACGGCTATGACGAGCGGATCGCCACGGTGCGGGCCGCGAAGGCCGCGGGGCTGGAGGCGTGCTGTGGCGGGATCCTGGGCATGGGCGAGTCGCTCGAGGATCGGGTGCAGCTGGCGCTGGAGCTGCGCGAGCTCGAGGTGGAGTCGATCCCGGTCAACTTCCTCGACCCGCGCCCCGGCACGCCCCTCGGCGACCAGCCGCGGCTCCGCCCCCAGGATTGCCTGCGGGCCCTGGCCATGTTCCGCTTCGTGAACCCGTCGCGCGACATCCGCGTGGCCGGCGGGCGGGAGGTGAACCTGCGGCACCTGCAGCCCCTGGCGCTCTTCCCCGCCAACTCCCTGTTCAGCAACGGGTACCTCACCACCCCCGGTCAGGGGGCCGAGGCCGACCGGCGGATGATCGTCGACCTGGGTTTCCGGGTGGCCGAGCTGGTGGCCGCGGAGTGA
- a CDS encoding HEAT repeat domain-containing protein, translating into MRPTTCLLALCLTAPLTAQTNAERMATDRYSRSHDYDLLHQRIELRDFDWDRPGFQGRVTVTLRALRPAFDSVVLDAGALLAITEVTGPAPRGVPYRFDHVRDTLVVHLPRAVATGDTVRFVIRYRGVIANGRGLTFIEADSLPPARPRQVWSQGEDDNNHDWFPTYDFPNDRATWEMIATVPRGYTAVSNGRLVAERANTDGTRTWHWRQEQPAVTYLASLIVAPLVRIRDRWRTVPVDYYVYAADSARARRLFGVTPDMIEVFSRLTGVPYPWSKYAQTTVADFFGGMENVSASTMVDWIPEARAYVDRPWYQHILIPHELAHQWFGDYVTTANWAHMWLNEGFAEFLPGQYWRTRRGEAAGGDYYLDEYRQYLGIDQRRRMPLAALGSNNIYPKGALVLEMLRKRLGDDRFWSGVRHYLRRHALGVATTDDLRQAFLEATGENLEGFFSQWVYRAGHPDFQVSAAWDGSIGLLTLTVRQRQRDTLPADSTGLRYEVPEVFQAPVTIRVGTATGDVRASAQLDQREQLIHVGGVWSAPTMVVFDEGNTILKTLEFAQPTAWLAAQLAADPDLWNRAWVIEQLGARAADAEARAALARAATGADYFLTRALAATALAEFPGPEAEDALVAALADTAASVRQAALYALGTRGATGAVAAVRGHWEHDVSDEARAAALTALAQLDPAGARVLLPAALEVPSYQDGISNAAAFAAVSLGDTALVPLIARAAERTSGGVYALASFGRNGSVAALDRLGELALSRRAGLRRRALEAFRFAVAPAQARTRLTALLAAAPEEAIRRDLVEALARLR; encoded by the coding sequence ATGCGTCCCACCACCTGCCTCCTGGCCCTGTGCCTCACCGCCCCGCTCACCGCGCAGACCAACGCCGAGCGGATGGCCACCGACCGCTACTCGCGCAGCCACGATTACGACCTGCTCCATCAGCGGATCGAGCTGCGGGACTTCGACTGGGACCGGCCCGGCTTCCAGGGCCGGGTCACGGTCACGCTGCGGGCCCTGCGGCCGGCCTTCGACTCCGTGGTGCTCGACGCCGGGGCGTTGCTGGCGATCACCGAGGTCACCGGGCCGGCACCACGGGGCGTGCCCTATCGCTTCGACCACGTGCGCGACACCCTCGTGGTGCACCTGCCGCGGGCGGTGGCGACGGGCGACACGGTCCGGTTCGTCATCCGCTACCGCGGCGTGATCGCCAACGGCCGGGGGCTCACCTTCATCGAAGCCGACAGCCTGCCCCCCGCGCGCCCGCGGCAGGTGTGGAGCCAGGGCGAGGACGACAACAACCACGACTGGTTCCCGACCTACGACTTTCCCAACGATCGCGCCACCTGGGAGATGATCGCCACGGTGCCCCGGGGTTACACCGCGGTCTCCAACGGCCGCCTGGTGGCCGAGCGCGCCAACACGGATGGCACCCGCACCTGGCACTGGCGCCAGGAGCAGCCGGCGGTCACCTACCTCGCCTCGCTGATCGTGGCGCCGCTGGTCCGGATCCGCGACCGCTGGCGCACCGTGCCGGTGGACTACTACGTCTACGCGGCGGACAGCGCCCGCGCCCGGCGGCTCTTCGGCGTCACCCCGGACATGATCGAGGTCTTCTCCCGGCTCACCGGCGTGCCCTACCCGTGGAGCAAGTACGCCCAGACCACCGTGGCCGACTTCTTCGGCGGCATGGAGAACGTCAGCGCCTCCACCATGGTGGACTGGATCCCCGAGGCCCGCGCCTACGTGGACCGGCCCTGGTACCAGCACATCCTGATCCCCCACGAGCTGGCACACCAGTGGTTCGGCGACTACGTCACCACCGCCAACTGGGCCCACATGTGGCTGAACGAGGGCTTCGCCGAGTTCCTGCCGGGACAGTACTGGCGCACCCGGCGGGGCGAGGCCGCCGGTGGCGACTACTACCTGGATGAGTACCGGCAGTACCTCGGCATCGACCAGCGCCGCCGCATGCCGCTTGCCGCGCTCGGGTCGAACAACATCTACCCCAAGGGCGCGCTGGTGCTGGAGATGCTCCGCAAGCGCCTCGGTGACGACCGATTCTGGTCGGGGGTGAGGCACTATCTCCGCCGCCATGCCCTCGGCGTGGCGACGACCGACGACCTCCGCCAGGCCTTCCTCGAGGCCACCGGCGAAAACCTCGAGGGGTTCTTCTCCCAGTGGGTGTACCGCGCCGGCCATCCCGACTTCCAGGTGAGCGCGGCGTGGGACGGGAGCATCGGCCTGCTGACGCTCACGGTGCGCCAGCGCCAGCGTGATACCCTGCCCGCCGACAGCACCGGCCTCCGCTACGAGGTGCCCGAGGTCTTCCAGGCCCCGGTGACCATCCGCGTGGGGACGGCCACGGGCGACGTGCGCGCCTCCGCCCAGCTCGACCAGCGCGAGCAGCTCATCCATGTCGGCGGGGTGTGGAGCGCCCCCACCATGGTGGTGTTCGACGAGGGGAACACGATCCTCAAGACCCTCGAGTTCGCCCAGCCCACGGCGTGGCTCGCCGCCCAGCTGGCCGCCGATCCCGATCTGTGGAACCGCGCCTGGGTGATCGAGCAGCTCGGCGCCCGCGCCGCGGATGCGGAGGCCCGCGCCGCCCTGGCCCGCGCCGCCACGGGCGCGGACTACTTCCTGACCCGCGCCCTGGCGGCCACGGCGCTCGCGGAGTTCCCCGGCCCGGAGGCGGAGGACGCCCTGGTCGCGGCGCTCGCCGACACCGCGGCGTCGGTACGCCAGGCGGCGCTGTACGCGCTGGGCACGCGGGGCGCCACCGGGGCGGTGGCCGCCGTGCGAGGGCACTGGGAGCACGATGTCTCGGACGAGGCCCGCGCGGCCGCGCTGACCGCGCTGGCGCAGCTCGATCCGGCGGGCGCCCGGGTGCTGCTGCCGGCCGCGCTGGAGGTGCCCTCCTACCAGGATGGCATCAGCAACGCCGCGGCGTTTGCCGCGGTGTCGCTCGGCGACACGGCGCTGGTGCCGTTGATCGCCCGGGCCGCCGAGCGGACCAGCGGCGGGGTTTATGCCTTGGCGTCCTTCGGGAGGAACGGGAGCGTGGCGGCGCTGGACCGCCTGGGGGAGCTGGCGCTCTCGCGGCGGGCGGGGCTGCGGCGCCGGGCGCTGGAGGCGTTCCGCTTTGCGGTGGCCCCGGCGCAGGCGCGAACCCGGCTCACCGCCTTGCTGGCGGCCGCGCCGGAGGAGGCCATCCGGCGGGACCTGGTCGAGGCCCTCGCGCGCCTACGGTAG
- the ilvE gene encoding branched-chain-amino-acid transaminase — protein MTLIYLDGQWLDKASAKISVFDHGLLYGDGVFEGMRVYGGKTFKLAEHVHRLYDSAKAILLEVPMSREEMIRVTEEGVQRAGLTEGYLRHVITRGVGDLGLDPRKCPRASIIIIFDTIAIWPAERYEQGLTLVTAGTPINQREALSPRVKSLNYLNHIMAKVEATNAGADDAIMLDSAGHIAEATGMNLFVWKNGLLLTPPAYAGQLRGVTRDTIVELARQAGYPVQETMLNRYDLYTADEAFLTGTAAEVAPIRMVDGRLIGAGKAGPVTRDIRARFQQLVRR, from the coding sequence GTGACGCTGATCTACCTCGATGGCCAGTGGCTGGACAAGGCATCCGCCAAGATCTCCGTGTTCGACCACGGACTGCTCTACGGCGACGGCGTCTTCGAGGGCATGCGGGTGTACGGCGGCAAGACCTTCAAGCTGGCCGAGCATGTCCATCGGCTCTACGACTCGGCCAAGGCCATCCTGCTCGAGGTGCCGATGTCCCGGGAGGAGATGATCCGGGTCACCGAGGAGGGCGTGCAGCGGGCGGGCCTCACCGAGGGCTACCTGCGTCACGTCATCACCCGCGGCGTCGGCGACCTGGGCCTGGACCCGCGCAAGTGTCCCCGCGCCTCGATCATCATCATCTTCGACACCATCGCCATCTGGCCTGCCGAGCGGTACGAGCAGGGACTGACCCTGGTCACGGCCGGCACCCCGATCAACCAGCGCGAGGCGCTCTCGCCCCGGGTCAAGTCGCTCAACTACCTGAATCACATCATGGCCAAGGTCGAGGCGACCAACGCCGGCGCCGACGACGCCATCATGCTCGACAGCGCCGGGCACATCGCCGAGGCCACCGGCATGAACCTCTTCGTCTGGAAGAACGGGCTGCTCCTGACCCCGCCGGCCTACGCCGGCCAGCTGCGTGGCGTCACCCGCGACACCATCGTGGAACTGGCCCGGCAGGCCGGATACCCGGTGCAGGAGACCATGCTCAACCGCTACGACCTCTACACCGCCGACGAGGCGTTCCTCACCGGCACCGCGGCCGAAGTAGCGCCGATCCGCATGGTCGACGGCCGCCTCATCGGCGCCGGCAAGGCGGGGCCCGTCACCCGGGACATCCGGGCCCGCTTCCAGCAGCTGGTCCGCCGCTGA
- the trmD gene encoding tRNA (guanosine(37)-N1)-methyltransferase TrmD, with protein MRINVVTLFPEALAPYLGASIPGRAAAAGRVEYRLVQLRDFTHDRHRTVDDYPYGGGAGMVLKPEPFFEAVGALEPADRAGPVVLLSARGRRFGHADAVRLSLASRLTLLCGHYKDVDQRVADGLATEELSLGDFILSGGEPAALCIIDAVVRLLPGVLGDHESAAGDSHYDGLLSPPSYTRPVAYGGQTVPDVLLSGNHADIAAWRQAEAERLTRERRPDLWADYEARHH; from the coding sequence ATGCGCATCAACGTCGTGACGCTCTTCCCGGAGGCCCTGGCCCCCTACCTCGGCGCCAGCATCCCGGGGCGCGCGGCGGCGGCGGGGCGGGTGGAGTACCGGCTGGTGCAGCTCCGGGACTTCACCCACGACCGGCACCGGACCGTGGACGACTACCCCTACGGGGGCGGCGCCGGGATGGTCCTCAAGCCGGAGCCGTTCTTCGAGGCGGTGGGCGCCCTCGAGCCGGCTGACCGGGCGGGACCGGTGGTGCTGCTGTCGGCGCGGGGGCGGCGCTTCGGTCACGCGGACGCGGTGCGGCTCTCGCTGGCCAGTCGGCTGACGTTGCTCTGCGGGCACTACAAGGACGTGGACCAGCGCGTGGCCGACGGCCTGGCCACCGAGGAGCTGTCCCTCGGGGACTTCATCCTCTCGGGCGGGGAGCCGGCGGCGCTGTGCATCATCGATGCGGTGGTCCGGCTGCTCCCCGGCGTGCTCGGGGACCACGAGTCCGCCGCGGGCGATTCGCACTACGACGGGCTGCTGAGCCCGCCGAGCTATACCCGGCCCGTGGCGTACGGGGGCCAGACGGTGCCGGACGTGCTGCTGTCCGGCAACCATGCGGACATCGCGGCGTGGCGCCAGGCGGAAGCCGAGCGCCTGACGCGGGAGCGGCGGCCGGACCTGTGGGCGGACTACGAGGCGCGCCACCACTAG
- a CDS encoding serine hydrolase codes for MRKPCLLSVLLGPLLFGAPPLAGQQIAALETELRSRIARDTALVAVAYYDPVTRDTLLIEGLTRFHAASTMKVPVLIELGRRIESGEFRWTDTLPVRNLFHSMVDGSEFRLDPAEDSDATLYAREGSGVAIAELARLMIARSSNLAANLLIERLAPARVNGTAHALGADSIAVLRGVEDGKAYALGRNNTTTARDLARLLDAVARGRAAGPATTAVLLELLLAQEFNAGIPAGLPPGVRVAHKTGEITGITHDAAIVYPAARGPYVLVVLTRGFTDRREAERLMAELSGIVYRWATRRPDPRE; via the coding sequence ATGCGAAAGCCGTGCCTCCTCTCCGTCCTGCTCGGGCCGCTCCTGTTCGGCGCGCCCCCGCTCGCCGGGCAGCAGATCGCCGCCCTGGAGACCGAACTCCGGTCACGGATCGCCCGTGATACGGCGCTAGTGGCGGTGGCCTACTACGATCCGGTGACCCGCGACACCCTCCTCATCGAGGGCCTCACCCGCTTCCACGCTGCCAGCACCATGAAGGTCCCCGTGCTGATTGAACTGGGCCGCCGGATCGAGTCCGGGGAGTTCCGCTGGACCGACACGCTGCCGGTCCGGAACCTCTTTCACTCGATGGTGGACGGCTCGGAGTTCCGCCTGGATCCCGCCGAGGACTCCGACGCCACGCTCTATGCCAGGGAGGGGAGCGGCGTGGCGATCGCCGAGCTGGCGCGGTTGATGATCGCGCGAAGCAGCAACCTGGCCGCCAACCTGCTGATCGAGCGGCTTGCCCCCGCCCGCGTGAACGGCACGGCCCACGCATTGGGCGCCGACTCGATCGCGGTCCTGCGCGGCGTGGAGGACGGCAAGGCCTACGCGCTCGGGCGCAACAACACCACGACGGCCCGCGACCTGGCCCGGCTGCTCGATGCCGTCGCGCGGGGGCGCGCCGCCGGCCCGGCAACCACCGCGGTGCTGCTGGAGCTGTTGCTGGCCCAGGAGTTCAACGCCGGGATTCCCGCCGGGCTGCCGCCGGGCGTCCGGGTGGCGCACAAGACGGGCGAGATCACCGGCATCACCCATGATGCCGCCATCGTCTACCCCGCGGCGCGCGGGCCCTACGTGCTGGTGGTCCTGACGCGGGGATTTACGGACCGGCGGGAGGCGGAACGGCTGATGGCGGAGCTGTCGGGAATCGTCTATCGCTGGGCGACGCGGCGCCCGGACCCGCGGGAATAG